The Methylobacterium currus genome contains a region encoding:
- the rpsO gene encoding 30S ribosomal protein S15: MSITAERKTALIKEHARGGADTGSPEVQVAILTERIQNLTGHFKTHTKDNHSRRGLLKLVSQRRSLLDYLKRKDEARYRALIERLGIRR; this comes from the coding sequence ATGTCGATCACGGCGGAGCGCAAGACCGCGCTCATCAAGGAACATGCCCGCGGCGGAGCCGACACCGGCTCGCCGGAGGTGCAGGTCGCGATCCTCACCGAGCGGATCCAGAACCTCACCGGGCACTTCAAGACCCACACCAAGGACAACCACTCGCGCCGCGGCCTGCTCAAGCTGGTGTCGCAGCGCCGGTCGCTCCTCGACTACCTGAAGCGCAAGGACGAGGCCCGCTACCGCGCCCTCATCGAGCGCCTCGGCATCCGCCGCTAA